A single genomic interval of Halorubrum aethiopicum harbors:
- a CDS encoding NAD-dependent succinate-semialdehyde dehydrogenase, translated as MDVVDPATGETVETYEEDDAADVADALDRAEAAFDSWRERPRRDREELLVAAAEILRERKSEYAELVTREMGKPIEQAEGEIEKCAWVCDHYAEFASAYLEDEYHPSPPGSEVKTSYEPLGPVLAVMPWNFPFWQVFRFAAPNLVAGNVGLLKHASNVPGCALAIEEVLRDAGFPEDAFQTLLVPSDLVEDAIDDDRVKATTLTGSGPAGSAVASASGKRIKKSVLELGGSDPFVVLDDADLETTIEEGVWARNQNSGQSCIAAKRFVVHDDVYDEFVSGLVEGAEALTVGDPTDRDTDVGPQASADLMAELHDQVERSVEAGATLETGGEPLDRDGAFYPPTVLTDVPDDAPAARDELFGPVAAVFRVDDEEEAIERANDTRFGLGGSVWTTDRERGERLAREIDAGCVYVNRVVASDPRVPFGGVGVSGFGRELSEAGIKEFVNRKTVWVQ; from the coding sequence GGTCGAGACGTACGAGGAGGACGACGCGGCGGACGTCGCGGACGCGCTGGACCGCGCCGAGGCGGCCTTCGACTCCTGGCGCGAGCGCCCCCGACGCGACCGCGAGGAGCTGCTCGTCGCCGCGGCCGAGATCCTCCGCGAGCGGAAGTCCGAGTACGCCGAACTCGTGACGCGGGAGATGGGCAAGCCGATCGAGCAGGCGGAAGGCGAGATCGAGAAGTGCGCGTGGGTGTGTGACCACTACGCCGAGTTCGCGAGCGCCTACCTCGAGGACGAGTACCACCCGAGCCCGCCAGGATCGGAGGTCAAGACCTCCTACGAGCCGCTCGGACCCGTCCTCGCCGTGATGCCGTGGAACTTCCCGTTCTGGCAGGTCTTCCGCTTCGCCGCGCCCAACCTCGTCGCCGGCAACGTCGGCCTGCTGAAACACGCCTCGAACGTCCCCGGCTGCGCGCTCGCCATCGAGGAGGTGCTCCGCGACGCCGGCTTCCCCGAGGACGCCTTCCAGACGCTCCTCGTCCCCTCGGACCTCGTCGAGGACGCCATCGACGACGACCGGGTGAAGGCGACGACGCTCACGGGCAGCGGCCCCGCCGGGAGCGCGGTCGCGTCCGCGTCCGGAAAGCGGATCAAGAAGTCCGTCCTCGAGCTCGGCGGCAGCGACCCGTTCGTCGTCCTCGACGACGCCGACCTGGAGACGACGATCGAGGAGGGCGTCTGGGCGCGCAACCAGAACTCCGGGCAGTCGTGTATCGCCGCGAAACGCTTCGTCGTCCACGACGACGTCTACGACGAGTTCGTCTCGGGACTCGTCGAGGGGGCCGAAGCGCTGACCGTGGGCGACCCGACCGACCGCGACACCGACGTGGGGCCGCAGGCCAGCGCCGACCTGATGGCGGAGCTCCACGACCAGGTGGAACGGAGCGTCGAGGCGGGCGCGACCCTCGAGACGGGCGGGGAGCCGCTCGACCGCGACGGAGCGTTCTACCCGCCGACGGTGCTGACGGACGTCCCGGACGACGCCCCGGCCGCCAGAGACGAGCTGTTCGGTCCCGTGGCGGCCGTCTTCCGCGTCGACGACGAGGAGGAGGCGATCGAGCGGGCCAACGACACCCGGTTCGGGCTCGGCGGGAGCGTCTGGACGACCGACCGGGAGCGCGGCGAGCGGCTCGCTCGCGAGATCGACGCGGGCTGCGTCTACGTCAACCGCGTCGTCGCCTCCGACCCGCGGGTGCCGTTCGGCGGCGTCGGGGTCTCCGGGTTCGGCCGGGAGCTCTCGGAGGCGGGCATCAAGGAGTTCGTGAACCGGAAGACCGTCTGGGTACAGTGA
- a CDS encoding DUF5778 family protein → MSETLESDLYQRTKALLEPGDIDLVGCVVHTELSGQEDLEMHELTVDANEVIADHAGKGETYIEAGNDDTDFSSNQFQGRTLDEEAFVWECQQLLRDGTFDVVFYYEAGVDQAALADDLADLDGVDRVTRVP, encoded by the coding sequence ATGAGCGAGACCCTGGAGTCGGACCTCTATCAACGGACGAAGGCGCTCTTAGAGCCCGGCGACATCGACCTCGTCGGCTGTGTCGTCCACACGGAGCTGTCCGGACAGGAGGACCTCGAGATGCACGAGCTCACCGTCGACGCCAACGAGGTCATCGCCGACCACGCCGGGAAGGGCGAGACGTACATCGAGGCGGGCAACGACGACACCGACTTCTCCTCGAACCAGTTCCAGGGGCGCACCCTCGACGAGGAGGCGTTCGTCTGGGAGTGTCAACAGCTCCTCCGGGACGGCACCTTCGACGTGGTGTTCTACTACGAGGCCGGCGTCGACCAGGCGGCGCTCGCCGACGACCTGGCCGACCTCGACGGCGTCGACCGCGTGACGCGGGTCCCCTGA
- a CDS encoding transcription factor S, which yields MQFCDDCGSMMVSRDGVMVCRNDDCGATTERDEELAERFESTTEQTGEEVIETEEGANFEGKPTATDVVCEACGHGEAWYTIKQTGAADEPPTRFFKCKECGRRWRGYN from the coding sequence ATGCAGTTCTGTGACGACTGCGGCTCGATGATGGTCTCGCGGGATGGCGTGATGGTGTGTCGAAACGACGACTGCGGCGCGACGACCGAGCGCGACGAGGAGCTCGCCGAGCGGTTCGAGTCGACCACCGAACAGACCGGCGAGGAGGTGATCGAGACGGAGGAGGGCGCGAACTTCGAGGGCAAGCCCACCGCCACCGACGTCGTCTGCGAGGCCTGCGGCCACGGCGAGGCGTGGTACACGATCAAACAGACCGGCGCGGCCGACGAGCCGCCGACGCGATTCTTCAAGTGTAAGGAGTGCGGCCGCCGCTGGCGCGGCTACAACTGA
- a CDS encoding RAD55 family ATPase, translating into MSSVPFGVARLDSILDGGAPPGSVVLLAGESGAGAREFLYTSAAMNALGRTDEELFDLYYGDLPGDAAVPPEVHYLSFTAGEAALTREMEYTLAEEVVDAAAEGIAFRDLSPEFFQLSPIPREWYEGETTTIADLGDHGRYDDVLTAFGDYLTEHAAGNVVCIDSVTDLVSAASDDMEWSDVAMVMKGLKKAATRWQGLILVLVNHDALTDREFGTLMDAAGGTLQFTWESGGSKRARTMFVREFRGVLSRLEAENIVRFETEVHDGGFDISDVRKIR; encoded by the coding sequence ATGTCGAGTGTCCCGTTCGGCGTCGCCCGACTGGATTCGATCCTGGACGGCGGCGCGCCGCCCGGAAGCGTGGTGCTGCTCGCCGGGGAGTCGGGAGCCGGCGCGCGGGAGTTCCTCTACACGAGCGCGGCGATGAACGCCCTCGGGCGGACCGACGAGGAGCTCTTCGACCTCTACTACGGCGACCTCCCCGGCGACGCGGCGGTCCCGCCGGAGGTCCACTACCTCTCTTTCACCGCCGGCGAGGCGGCGCTGACGAGGGAGATGGAGTACACGCTGGCCGAGGAGGTCGTCGACGCCGCCGCCGAGGGGATCGCGTTCCGCGACCTCTCGCCGGAGTTCTTCCAGCTCAGCCCGATCCCGCGGGAGTGGTACGAGGGCGAGACGACGACGATCGCGGATCTGGGCGACCACGGACGCTACGACGACGTGCTCACCGCCTTCGGCGACTACCTGACCGAGCACGCCGCCGGCAACGTGGTCTGTATCGACTCCGTGACCGACCTCGTCTCCGCCGCCTCCGACGACATGGAGTGGAGCGACGTCGCGATGGTGATGAAGGGGCTGAAGAAGGCCGCCACCCGGTGGCAGGGGCTCATCTTGGTGTTGGTCAACCACGACGCGCTCACCGACCGGGAGTTCGGCACGCTGATGGACGCCGCCGGCGGCACCCTCCAGTTCACCTGGGAGAGCGGCGGGTCGAAGCGGGCTCGGACCATGTTCGTCCGGGAGTTCCGCGGCGTCCTCTCGCGGCTGGAGGCGGAGAACATCGTCCGGTTCGAGACGGAGGTCCACGACGGCGGGTTCGACATCAGCGACGTCCGGAAGATACGGTGA
- a CDS encoding beta-ribofuranosylaminobenzene 5'-phosphate synthase family protein has product MALASAGARLHFGFCNLSLSHERLYGALGLALAEPRVTVEAVPAESVTVAVEADALAGADGSGADAVPGEARDAVRDDARDAIRADVHDEVRADAREYAVTAVDLLDVPGAAVTVRASLPRHAGLGSGTQLAATTLAAIARAHGRDPKVRERAPAMGRGGRSGVGVAAFEAGGFVLDAGHPTARFTTDRPADGEWTVPPVAARHEVPDDWRFLLVRPDAEPGRNGESEDASMRAAVERAEPGLADRIAGIVTRRVLPAVAAGRAEAFGAAVASVGRLNGAWYADEQGGVYRPPVGDVVASLSSSPAVFGAGQSSWGPAVYGVTDADRADAAMEAGEHALEAAGVGGGVAVVRAANEGARVRGGPGGSDGSGSPARDRDEGQH; this is encoded by the coding sequence ATGGCACTCGCGAGCGCCGGGGCGCGGCTCCACTTCGGCTTCTGTAACCTCAGCCTCTCACACGAGCGCCTGTACGGCGCGCTCGGGCTGGCGCTCGCGGAGCCGCGGGTGACCGTCGAGGCGGTTCCAGCGGAGTCGGTGACGGTGGCCGTGGAGGCGGACGCGCTCGCCGGTGCCGACGGGTCCGGGGCGGACGCGGTCCCCGGCGAGGCCCGCGACGCGGTTCGCGACGACGCTCGCGACGCGATCCGTGCCGACGTTCACGACGAGGTCCGCGCCGACGCCCGCGAGTACGCCGTGACCGCCGTCGACCTGCTCGACGTTCCCGGCGCGGCCGTCACGGTCCGGGCGTCGCTCCCGCGACACGCGGGCCTGGGAAGCGGCACGCAGCTGGCCGCGACGACGCTCGCGGCCATCGCTCGCGCGCACGGCCGCGATCCGAAGGTCCGCGAGCGCGCTCCCGCGATGGGTCGGGGCGGTCGCTCCGGGGTCGGCGTCGCGGCCTTCGAGGCGGGGGGGTTCGTCCTCGACGCGGGCCACCCGACCGCGCGGTTCACGACCGACCGCCCGGCCGACGGGGAGTGGACCGTTCCGCCGGTCGCCGCGCGCCACGAGGTCCCCGACGACTGGCGGTTCCTGCTCGTCCGCCCGGACGCCGAGCCGGGGCGGAACGGGGAGAGCGAGGACGCCTCGATGCGCGCGGCCGTCGAGCGGGCGGAGCCGGGCCTCGCCGACCGGATCGCCGGGATCGTCACCCGTCGGGTGCTGCCCGCGGTCGCGGCGGGGCGCGCGGAGGCGTTCGGCGCGGCGGTCGCGTCGGTGGGGCGGCTCAACGGCGCGTGGTACGCGGACGAACAGGGCGGCGTCTACCGGCCGCCGGTCGGCGACGTGGTGGCGTCGCTGTCGTCGTCGCCGGCGGTGTTCGGGGCCGGGCAGTCCTCCTGGGGGCCGGCCGTCTACGGGGTCACGGACGCCGACCGCGCCGACGCGGCGATGGAGGCCGGCGAGCACGCGCTCGAGGCGGCGGGCGTCGGCGGCGGCGTCGCCGTCGTCCGGGCGGCGAACGAGGGCGCGCGGGTTCGTGGCGGGCCGGGCGGTTCGGACGGCTCGGGGAGCCCCGCTCGCGACCGCGACGAGGGACAACACTAA
- a CDS encoding PaaI family thioesterase, with translation MTNEDTGSDGTGESIDEETERVRLESVEEYLKYLRRSNPYYEWLQPELLTVERGFVRIRQPVSDRTRPPEVGPAEGINGGILMTLADAAAMAAIIADALEPVPLATTRIDMSFHDGGDEPHVVQADVIDVGSTLATARIEVLPESDLDDPDPRLFASGEATARLFE, from the coding sequence ATGACGAACGAGGACACCGGATCCGACGGGACGGGAGAATCGATCGACGAGGAGACGGAGCGAGTCAGACTGGAGAGCGTCGAGGAGTACCTGAAGTACCTCCGGCGCTCGAACCCCTACTACGAGTGGCTCCAGCCGGAGCTGCTGACGGTCGAACGCGGGTTCGTCCGGATACGCCAGCCGGTCAGCGACCGGACGCGGCCGCCGGAGGTCGGTCCCGCGGAGGGGATAAATGGCGGCATTCTCATGACGCTGGCCGATGCAGCCGCCATGGCGGCGATCATCGCGGACGCGCTCGAGCCGGTCCCGCTCGCGACCACGCGGATCGACATGTCGTTTCACGACGGGGGAGACGAGCCGCACGTCGTCCAGGCCGACGTGATCGACGTCGGTTCGACGCTGGCCACGGCCCGGATCGAGGTGCTCCCCGAGAGCGACCTCGACGACCCGGACCCGCGGCTCTTCGCCTCCGGGGAGGCCACCGCGCGGCTGTTCGAGTGA
- a CDS encoding cupin domain-containing protein, with protein sequence MDIVSSDEVESTEAVPGVHLTQGAAGDEASIQRFYIEPGAEVPEHDHPHEQVGTVTAGALTFVVDGEELTVHAGDTFAIPGGEPHAAVNEGEVPVEGFDVFAPPRPNPDWEE encoded by the coding sequence ATGGACATCGTGTCTTCCGACGAGGTCGAGTCGACGGAGGCGGTCCCCGGCGTCCACCTCACCCAGGGGGCCGCGGGCGACGAGGCGAGCATCCAGCGGTTCTACATCGAACCGGGCGCGGAGGTCCCCGAACACGACCACCCGCACGAGCAGGTCGGGACGGTCACCGCGGGCGCGCTCACCTTCGTCGTCGACGGCGAGGAGCTGACGGTCCACGCCGGCGACACGTTCGCGATCCCCGGCGGGGAGCCGCACGCGGCGGTCAACGAGGGCGAGGTTCCCGTCGAGGGGTTCGACGTGTTCGCGCCCCCGCGACCGAACCCGGACTGGGAGGAGTAG
- a CDS encoding YcaO-like family protein: MDIGLVGDGPAVEAVSAALGDVDVNVMPVEPSLLDGFDLAVVVDTTGSATFDAANDLLDRWVAVEVGGVGGTPLADVDAAVTVLEDACYDCLGKRVASGGAEAADAPQGTRSAVRYAGAVAGRTAIRLLAGEPVGDTVREVPGPTRTLLPVPGCGCGSDPGPALPLEGEHRSISGALERAERGVDDRIGPIGEVGERESFPVPYYVSHVADTTPFSDVRAAEFAAGADDDWDAAFMKALGEGLERYAAGVYRESSFTTATEADVPNPVTPDAFVRPDDAAAYAPGDELAWTTGERLVGTTGPAGSPPRNGDPSPDPETVVSLPAEFVHFPPPEPRYRPAITTGLGLGNTGAEAALSGLYETIERDATMTTWYSTTEPLGLDLDDPVVDRLEKRARAESLSVSTLLVTTDVDVPVVAAAVHRDGDWPRFAAGSGADLDPAAAARNALAEALQNWTELRSMGRETAGEQGAAIGRHADLPDATREFFDPDATVPATTLDAPDFGGETGGESDSRSGDGGVAELEAVVDRVRAVGLDPVVARTTTRDVAALGFEAVRVLVPGAQPLFTGDPFFGERAREVPRSMGFEPTLDREYHPFP; encoded by the coding sequence ATGGACATCGGACTGGTCGGCGACGGCCCCGCGGTCGAGGCCGTCTCGGCCGCGCTCGGCGACGTCGACGTGAACGTGATGCCGGTCGAGCCGTCCCTGCTCGACGGGTTCGACCTCGCCGTCGTCGTCGACACGACCGGATCGGCGACGTTCGACGCCGCGAACGACCTGCTCGACCGCTGGGTGGCCGTCGAGGTGGGCGGGGTCGGCGGGACCCCGCTCGCGGACGTCGACGCCGCGGTGACGGTGCTGGAGGACGCGTGTTACGACTGCCTCGGAAAGCGGGTCGCGAGCGGCGGCGCCGAGGCGGCGGACGCGCCGCAGGGGACGCGCTCCGCCGTCCGATACGCCGGGGCGGTCGCCGGCCGGACGGCGATCCGGCTGCTCGCCGGCGAACCGGTCGGCGACACGGTCCGAGAGGTCCCCGGTCCGACGCGGACGCTTCTCCCGGTGCCCGGCTGCGGCTGCGGCTCCGATCCCGGTCCGGCGCTCCCGCTCGAGGGCGAGCACCGGTCGATCTCCGGGGCATTGGAGCGCGCGGAGCGCGGCGTCGACGACCGGATCGGACCGATCGGCGAGGTGGGCGAACGCGAGTCGTTCCCGGTGCCGTACTACGTCTCGCACGTCGCCGACACCACGCCGTTCTCGGACGTCCGCGCCGCGGAGTTCGCCGCCGGAGCCGACGACGACTGGGACGCCGCCTTCATGAAGGCGCTCGGCGAGGGGCTCGAGCGCTACGCCGCGGGCGTCTATCGGGAGTCGTCGTTCACGACCGCGACCGAGGCCGACGTGCCGAACCCGGTGACGCCGGACGCGTTCGTCCGCCCGGACGACGCCGCGGCGTACGCGCCGGGGGACGAACTCGCGTGGACCACGGGCGAGCGGCTGGTCGGGACGACGGGTCCGGCGGGATCGCCGCCGCGGAACGGCGATCCGTCGCCGGATCCCGAGACGGTCGTCAGCCTCCCGGCGGAGTTCGTCCACTTTCCGCCGCCGGAGCCTCGGTACCGCCCCGCGATCACGACCGGGCTCGGTCTCGGCAACACCGGCGCGGAGGCCGCGCTGTCGGGGCTGTACGAGACGATCGAGCGCGACGCCACCATGACGACGTGGTACTCGACGACGGAGCCGCTCGGGCTCGACCTCGACGACCCGGTGGTCGATCGGCTCGAGAAGCGCGCCCGTGCCGAATCGCTGTCGGTGTCGACGCTGCTCGTCACGACCGACGTCGACGTGCCGGTCGTCGCCGCCGCCGTCCACCGCGACGGCGACTGGCCCCGGTTCGCCGCGGGGTCGGGCGCGGACCTCGACCCGGCCGCCGCGGCCCGGAACGCGCTCGCGGAGGCGCTCCAGAACTGGACGGAGCTCCGGTCGATGGGGAGAGAGACCGCCGGCGAGCAGGGTGCCGCGATCGGCCGCCACGCCGACCTCCCGGACGCGACGCGCGAGTTCTTTGACCCCGACGCGACGGTCCCGGCGACGACCCTCGACGCGCCCGACTTCGGCGGCGAGACGGGCGGCGAGTCCGACTCCCGGAGCGGGGACGGCGGAGTCGCCGAACTCGAGGCGGTCGTCGACCGCGTTCGCGCGGTGGGACTCGACCCCGTCGTCGCGCGCACGACGACCCGCGACGTGGCCGCGCTCGGCTTCGAGGCCGTTCGCGTCCTCGTTCCCGGCGCACAGCCGCTCTTCACCGGCGACCCGTTCTTCGGCGAGCGCGCCCGCGAGGTCCCCCGATCGATGGGGTTCGAGCCGACGCTCGACCGGGAGTACCACCCGTTCCCGTGA
- the tbsP gene encoding transcriptional regulator TbsP, producing the protein MVSNLLESDVEDVLEAAFAGSDEELFVIDPPASTIVSLVDAAVDRDDLPAMSMLADERVLKSVMDDFLVASKAADLLDSGALTLRVLPADADNALFVSESKVVALVNAGDRVAALSTTDEEFVSEVFGTHRDAFADAGEYALRTPSISRVRETMAADIGEDVRDDFDAVLASLESASGDDGLDEVTVSLLVAARNDVLLYDISKWGEDVGIASKATFSRTKTRLEDVGVIDTEKVPIDVGRPRLRLKLGDDRLVGVDAEEFAAAAADLLA; encoded by the coding sequence ATGGTGTCGAATTTATTGGAATCGGACGTGGAGGACGTCCTCGAGGCGGCGTTCGCCGGGTCCGACGAGGAACTGTTCGTGATCGACCCGCCGGCGTCGACGATCGTCTCGCTCGTGGACGCCGCCGTCGACCGCGACGACCTCCCGGCGATGTCGATGCTCGCCGACGAGCGCGTGCTGAAAAGCGTCATGGACGACTTCCTCGTCGCCTCGAAGGCCGCGGACCTCCTCGATTCCGGGGCGTTGACGCTTCGCGTCCTCCCCGCGGACGCGGACAACGCGCTGTTCGTCTCCGAGTCGAAGGTCGTCGCGCTCGTGAACGCCGGCGACCGCGTCGCCGCCCTCTCGACGACGGACGAGGAGTTCGTCTCCGAGGTCTTCGGGACGCACCGCGACGCGTTCGCGGACGCAGGGGAGTACGCGCTCCGCACGCCGTCGATCAGCCGCGTTCGCGAGACGATGGCGGCCGACATCGGCGAGGACGTCCGCGACGACTTCGACGCGGTGCTCGCGTCCCTGGAGAGCGCGAGCGGCGACGACGGGCTCGACGAGGTGACGGTCTCGCTCCTCGTCGCCGCGCGCAACGACGTCCTGCTGTACGACATCTCGAAGTGGGGCGAGGACGTGGGGATCGCCTCGAAGGCGACGTTTTCCCGGACGAAGACCCGGCTCGAGGACGTCGGCGTCATCGACACGGAGAAGGTCCCGATCGACGTGGGTCGCCCGCGGCTCCGACTCAAACTCGGCGACGACCGGCTGGTCGGCGTCGACGCCGAGGAGTTCGCCGCCGCCGCGGCCGACCTGCTCGCGTAG
- the glyA gene encoding serine hydroxymethyltransferase, producing the protein MDNENLRAVDPAVADALAGERTRQEETLAMIASENHVSEAVLEAQGSVLTNKYAEGYPGARYYAGCEYADEVEELAIERATELWGAEHVNVQPHSGTQANQAVYYSVLEPGDRILSLDLNHGGHLSHGHPANFTGQIYEVEQYEIDPETGYIDYEDLRETAEAFDPDIVVSGYSAYPRTVDWEAIQAAADAVDAYHLADIAHITGLVAAGVHPSPVGIADFVTGSTHKTIRAGRGGIVMCDEEFADDVDKAVFPGGQGGPLMHNVAGKAVGFKEALEPEFEEYAQQVVDNAETLAETLQGHGLSLVSGGTDNHLVLVDLRESHPDLSGGDAEDALAAANIVLNGNTVPDETRSPFDPSGIRAGTAGLTTRGFDADAMAEVGDLIYRVIDDADSDDVIYEVGERVVELCREYPLYE; encoded by the coding sequence ATGGACAACGAGAACCTCCGGGCGGTCGACCCGGCGGTGGCGGACGCGCTGGCCGGCGAGCGGACGAGACAGGAGGAGACGCTCGCGATGATCGCGAGCGAGAACCACGTCAGCGAGGCCGTCCTGGAGGCGCAAGGGAGCGTCCTCACGAACAAGTACGCGGAGGGGTATCCCGGCGCGCGCTACTACGCCGGCTGCGAGTACGCGGACGAGGTCGAGGAGCTCGCGATCGAGCGGGCGACGGAGCTGTGGGGTGCCGAACACGTCAACGTCCAGCCGCACTCGGGGACGCAGGCGAACCAGGCGGTCTACTACTCGGTGCTCGAGCCGGGCGATCGGATCCTCTCGCTCGATCTGAACCACGGCGGCCACCTCTCGCACGGCCACCCGGCGAACTTCACCGGGCAGATCTACGAGGTCGAGCAGTACGAGATCGACCCCGAGACCGGCTACATCGACTACGAGGACCTGCGCGAGACCGCGGAGGCGTTCGACCCCGACATCGTCGTCTCCGGCTACTCCGCGTACCCGCGGACGGTCGACTGGGAGGCGATCCAGGCCGCGGCCGACGCCGTCGACGCCTACCACCTCGCCGACATCGCCCACATCACCGGCCTCGTCGCCGCCGGCGTCCACCCCTCGCCGGTCGGGATCGCCGACTTCGTCACCGGCTCGACGCACAAGACGATCCGCGCCGGCCGCGGCGGGATCGTGATGTGCGACGAGGAGTTCGCCGACGACGTCGACAAGGCCGTCTTCCCCGGCGGGCAGGGCGGCCCACTGATGCACAACGTCGCCGGGAAGGCGGTGGGGTTCAAGGAGGCGCTCGAGCCCGAGTTCGAGGAGTACGCGCAACAAGTCGTCGACAACGCCGAGACCCTCGCGGAGACGCTCCAGGGCCACGGGCTCTCCCTGGTCTCCGGCGGCACCGACAACCACCTCGTGTTGGTCGACCTCCGCGAGTCGCATCCGGACCTCTCGGGCGGCGACGCCGAGGACGCGCTCGCGGCCGCGAACATCGTGCTCAACGGGAACACGGTGCCCGACGAGACGCGCTCGCCCTTCGACCCCTCCGGGATCCGCGCCGGCACCGCCGGGCTCACGACCCGCGGATTCGACGCGGACGCGATGGCCGAGGTCGGCGACCTCATCTACCGCGTGATCGACGACGCCGACAGCGACGACGTGATCTACGAGGTCGGCGAGCGCGTCGTCGAGCTCTGCCGGGAGTACCCGCTGTACGAGTGA
- a CDS encoding DUF3054 domain-containing protein yields MDDQSFLARRLDRAAAPLAVGDVLVLMAFLTVGTLSHRSVEFLASNPTYLLGVWAPFLIGWILLAPLVGAYSAGAAETAKSSVPLVVRSWVPAAAVGFVLRAFVFRGGVAPIFVAVILVTGAVALGGWRAVYFRLR; encoded by the coding sequence ATGGACGACCAGTCGTTTCTGGCCCGGCGTCTCGACCGCGCGGCCGCGCCGCTCGCGGTCGGCGACGTCCTCGTGTTGATGGCGTTTCTGACCGTCGGAACGCTCAGTCACAGGTCGGTCGAGTTCCTCGCGAGCAATCCGACGTACCTGCTCGGCGTGTGGGCCCCGTTCCTGATCGGGTGGATCCTCCTCGCGCCGCTCGTCGGCGCGTACTCCGCGGGCGCGGCCGAGACGGCGAAGTCGTCGGTCCCGCTCGTCGTGCGCTCGTGGGTCCCCGCGGCCGCCGTCGGGTTCGTCCTGCGCGCGTTCGTGTTCCGCGGGGGCGTCGCCCCGATCTTCGTCGCCGTCATCCTCGTGACCGGCGCGGTCGCGCTCGGCGGCTGGCGGGCGGTCTACTTCCGGCTGCGGTAG
- a CDS encoding ornithine cyclodeaminase family protein: protein MTDTLFLTSADVDDLAEPADYVAAVREGYRQVGEGAPAEPRTKLGSDDPPGMLTTYVALLPETGAMGGYTYSAGFGERDAWFMTPVFDAASGEPLALLDGASMNPFKTGAAGAVAVDALAREDATEVAVIGSGSQARGQLRAAATVRRFEAVRVFSPTAENRESFAAEFDDRLDATVEAVASASDAVAGADVVITATTASDPVIDDADVEPGTHVTAMGQYAPGKNELPPELVARATYVPDLRDRATRDAGSFLAALEAGLVDEDGVDAELGDVVAGTHPGRTGDEEVTVFDSGGTGIETVAAAHMLYERASEKGRGQTIEFAPASEALTGR, encoded by the coding sequence ATGACCGACACGCTGTTTCTCACGAGCGCCGACGTCGACGACCTCGCGGAGCCGGCCGACTACGTCGCGGCCGTCCGCGAGGGGTACCGCCAGGTCGGCGAGGGCGCGCCCGCCGAGCCGCGGACGAAACTCGGCAGCGACGACCCGCCGGGGATGCTCACGACCTACGTCGCGCTCCTTCCGGAGACGGGCGCGATGGGCGGCTACACCTACTCCGCCGGCTTCGGCGAGCGCGACGCGTGGTTCATGACGCCGGTCTTCGACGCGGCGTCCGGCGAGCCGCTGGCGCTCCTCGACGGCGCGTCGATGAACCCGTTCAAGACGGGCGCGGCGGGCGCGGTGGCGGTGGACGCGCTCGCCCGCGAGGACGCGACCGAGGTCGCGGTGATCGGGAGCGGCTCGCAGGCGCGCGGACAGCTCCGCGCGGCCGCGACGGTCCGCCGGTTCGAGGCGGTCCGCGTGTTCTCGCCGACGGCCGAGAACCGCGAGTCGTTCGCGGCGGAGTTCGACGACCGGCTCGACGCGACGGTCGAGGCGGTCGCGAGCGCGAGCGACGCGGTCGCCGGCGCGGACGTCGTGATCACGGCGACGACCGCGAGCGACCCGGTGATCGACGACGCCGACGTGGAGCCGGGCACGCACGTCACGGCGATGGGCCAGTACGCCCCCGGGAAGAACGAGCTTCCGCCGGAACTGGTCGCTCGCGCGACGTACGTCCCCGACCTCCGCGACCGCGCCACGCGCGACGCCGGCTCGTTCCTCGCGGCGCTCGAGGCGGGACTGGTCGACGAGGACGGGGTCGACGCCGAACTGGGCGACGTCGTCGCGGGCACCCATCCGGGGCGAACGGGAGACGAGGAGGTAACCGTCTTCGACTCCGGCGGGACGGGCATCGAGACGGTCGCGGCCGCCCACATGCTCTACGAGCGGGCGAGCGAGAAGGGGCGAGGACAGACGATCGAGTTCGCGCCCGCGAGCGAGGCGTTGACGGGTCGCTGA